The Miscanthus floridulus cultivar M001 chromosome 7, ASM1932011v1, whole genome shotgun sequence genome includes a region encoding these proteins:
- the LOC136462407 gene encoding uncharacterized protein, translating into MFMFSAARCLLPSLYPHPHAPACRRAPAPTAVSAKPRRSSRGSRRERSWDDDDGGGSDSDVDDGFFGQKQDEEAPTPSPKRPASPAPQLRGSDVLRALQRAAAAKEAARNKKKDMKKPAARQRQGKEKPAGGDVEVREVRPVVIRPEWAARIRELELRVQQPAADKYSQ; encoded by the coding sequence ATGTTCATGTTCTCCGCCGCACGCTGCCTCCTCCCTAGTCTGTACCCCCACCCGCACGCGCCCGCCTGCCGCCGCGCGCCGGCGCCCACCGCGGTGTCAGCCAAGCCGCGCCGCTCGAGCCGAGGCTCCCGCCGCGAACGCTCGTGGgacgacgatgacggcggcggctCAGATTCCGACGTCGACGACGGCTTCTTCGGCCAAAAGCAGGACGAGGAGGCGCCAACGCCCTCCCCCAAACGGCCCGCCTCGCCAGCGCCCCAGCTGCGGGGGTCCGACGTGCTGCGCGCGCTGCAGAGGGCCGCCGCGGCCAAGGAGGCCGCCaggaacaagaagaaagacatgAAGAAGCCGGCGGCGCGCCAGCGGCAGGGGAAGGAGAAGCCGGCGGGTGGCGACGTGGAAGTCCGGGAGGTGAGGCCTGTGGTGATAAGGCCTGAGTGGGCGGCGAGGATCCGGGAGCTGGAGCTCAGGGTGCAGCAGCCCGCCGCCGACAAGTATAGTCAGTAG